The Parabacteroides sp. AD58 genome includes a window with the following:
- a CDS encoding dipeptidase: MKKFWITLAACFGLASTAEVMACTGLLVGKKASVDGSVMISYAADSYTLYGELYHWPAAVWPEGAMLDINEWDTGKHLGQIPQVRQTYSVVGNMNEHQVAITESTFGGRPELVDTTGIMDYGSLIYIALQRSKSAREAIQVMTDLVAKYGYYSSGESFSIADKNEAWIMEMIGKGTGNKGAVWVAIRIPDDCIAAHANQSRIQQIPFDDKGNCMYSPDVVSFAREKGYFSGKDKDFSFAKAYCPYDFSSLRICEARVWSFFNKYNKDMGKYLNFAKGDVNAEPMPLYIKPDRKLSVSDVRDMMRDHYEGTELDMTNDPGAGPFKAPYRFRPLTYKVDGETYTNERPISTQQTGFVIVPQMRSWLPDAIGGVLWFAVDDANTTVFTPIYCSSTDVPECYRQGNGSMMQFSWTSAFWIRNWVANMVYGRYNQMIGDVRKVQSELENGYLEMQPAIDKAASELYQKDQKEAVKFLTWYSTSTADESVARWKKLGEFLIVKYSDGVVRKEKDGKFLDNGYGQGAAPDSPGYSEEFYRAIVKSAGERLKVK, from the coding sequence ATGAAAAAGTTTTGGATTACATTGGCTGCCTGTTTCGGCTTGGCTTCGACCGCCGAAGTGATGGCATGTACGGGTTTGTTGGTCGGGAAGAAGGCTTCGGTTGACGGCTCGGTGATGATCAGTTATGCTGCTGACTCATACACTCTTTATGGTGAGTTATATCATTGGCCGGCAGCTGTCTGGCCGGAAGGAGCAATGCTTGATATCAATGAATGGGATACAGGTAAACATTTAGGACAAATTCCACAGGTGCGTCAGACTTACTCGGTGGTAGGTAATATGAATGAACATCAGGTGGCAATTACAGAAAGTACTTTTGGCGGACGGCCAGAACTGGTCGATACAACAGGTATTATGGATTATGGAAGCCTGATTTACATCGCTCTACAACGTTCGAAGTCAGCGCGTGAAGCAATTCAGGTAATGACGGATCTGGTTGCCAAGTATGGTTATTACAGTAGTGGTGAATCATTTTCTATAGCAGATAAGAATGAAGCCTGGATTATGGAGATGATTGGAAAAGGTACGGGCAATAAAGGTGCTGTCTGGGTTGCTATCCGCATTCCGGATGATTGCATTGCTGCCCATGCGAACCAGTCCCGCATTCAGCAAATCCCATTTGATGATAAGGGAAACTGCATGTATTCACCTGATGTAGTTTCATTTGCTCGTGAGAAAGGTTACTTCAGCGGAAAGGATAAGGATTTCAGCTTTGCGAAAGCATATTGTCCGTATGATTTCAGTTCACTTCGTATCTGTGAAGCCCGTGTATGGTCATTCTTTAACAAGTACAACAAAGATATGGGCAAGTATCTTAACTTCGCTAAAGGAGATGTCAATGCAGAACCGATGCCTTTATATATCAAACCGGACAGAAAACTGTCGGTTTCAGATGTGCGTGACATGATGCGTGATCATTATGAAGGTACGGAATTGGATATGACTAACGATCCGGGAGCAGGTCCGTTTAAGGCTCCGTATCGTTTCCGTCCACTTACTTATAAAGTAGATGGCGAAACTTATACCAATGAACGTCCAATCTCTACACAGCAAACGGGTTTTGTCATCGTTCCACAAATGCGTAGCTGGCTTCCCGATGCAATCGGTGGTGTTCTTTGGTTTGCTGTTGACGATGCCAATACGACAGTCTTTACGCCGATCTATTGTTCTTCTACGGATGTTCCTGAGTGTTATCGCCAGGGAAACGGTAGTATGATGCAGTTCTCGTGGACATCGGCTTTCTGGATTCGTAACTGGGTGGCTAATATGGTATATGGTCGTTATAACCAGATGATCGGAGATGTCCGTAAGGTGCAGTCAGAATTGGAAAACGGTTATTTAGAAATGCAACCGGCTATTGATAAGGCTGCTTCTGAACTTTATCAGAAAGATCAGAAAGAAGCCGTTAAGTTCCTGACTTGGTACAGCACTTCGACTGCTGATGAGTCTGTTGCCCGCTGGAAGAAATTAGGAGAATTCCTGATTGTGAAATATTCAGACGGAGTGGTTCGTAAAGAGAAAGACGGAAAGTTCCTTGATAACGGTTATGGGCAGGGAGCGGCTCCAGATTCTCCGGGTTACAGTGAAGAATTTTACCGGGCTATCGTTAAATCGGCTGGAGAACGTTTGAAAGTAAAATAA
- a CDS encoding YgiQ family radical SAM protein, with protein MKTYRPEAWLPTTKKEVEARGWDYIDVILFSGDAYVDHPSFGAAVIGRTLEAMGLRVAIVPQPDWRGDFRDFKKLGTPRLFFGVSAGAMDSMINHYTANKRLRSDDAYTPDRRAGMRPDYPSIVYTKILKELYPDVPVVLGGIEASMRRLTHYDYWQDRLRPGILIDSPADLLIYGMGEKPIQELVHRLQSGTSFHEIRDIPQTVYLSPSIQPETSDILLFSHEECLKDKLKQAKNFRHIEEESNKQHAQRILQRCGQQTIVVNPPFPPMTEAEIDASFDLPYTRLPHPKYKGKVIPAFEMIKFSVNIHRGCFGGCAFCTISAHQGKFIASRSKESILKEVKAITEMPDFKGYLSDLGGPSANMYRMKGLNPDICAKCKKPSCISPVVCKNLNADHTPLLELYKEVDKIPGIKKSFIGSGVRYDLLLHRYDNDALNQSAHKYMEELIAHHVSGRLKVAPEHTQDEVLKQMRKPSFKLFEQFKKIFDRVNKQHGLNQQLIPYFISSHPGCTELDMAELAVITKVLHFQLEQVQDFTPTPMTLATEMYYTGYHPYTLEKVYTARTKEQKLAQRQFFFWYKPEYRQQIMKELQKMKRRDLIDKLFRRNK; from the coding sequence ATGAAAACTTACAGACCAGAGGCTTGGTTGCCTACAACTAAAAAAGAAGTAGAAGCGCGTGGCTGGGATTATATTGATGTAATCCTGTTCAGTGGAGACGCGTATGTAGATCATCCTTCGTTTGGTGCCGCCGTAATCGGACGAACACTGGAAGCAATGGGACTGCGGGTGGCCATTGTTCCGCAACCCGATTGGCGAGGAGATTTCCGTGATTTCAAGAAGTTAGGGACTCCACGCCTCTTCTTTGGCGTCTCGGCAGGCGCAATGGATTCAATGATTAACCATTACACTGCCAACAAGCGTCTTCGAAGCGACGATGCATATACACCCGATCGCCGAGCCGGAATGCGTCCTGACTACCCAAGTATTGTTTATACGAAAATACTGAAGGAGCTTTATCCAGATGTTCCCGTCGTATTAGGTGGCATTGAAGCTTCTATGCGGCGACTGACTCATTATGATTACTGGCAAGACCGGCTTCGGCCAGGCATCCTCATCGACAGTCCGGCAGACTTGTTGATCTATGGCATGGGTGAAAAACCAATTCAGGAACTGGTTCACCGTTTGCAATCCGGTACATCCTTTCACGAGATCCGGGATATTCCGCAGACGGTTTATCTGTCTCCTTCAATTCAACCAGAAACAAGTGACATCCTTCTATTTTCTCACGAGGAATGTCTGAAAGACAAACTTAAACAGGCCAAGAACTTCCGTCATATCGAAGAAGAGTCGAATAAACAGCACGCCCAGCGCATTCTGCAGCGGTGCGGACAGCAAACGATCGTTGTCAATCCGCCATTTCCTCCTATGACAGAAGCGGAGATCGACGCCAGTTTCGATCTTCCTTACACTCGTTTGCCTCATCCAAAATACAAAGGCAAAGTGATCCCGGCTTTTGAGATGATTAAGTTTTCAGTGAATATCCACCGAGGTTGCTTTGGGGGTTGCGCTTTCTGCACGATATCCGCACATCAGGGAAAATTCATTGCCTCCAGAAGTAAAGAATCTATCCTAAAAGAAGTCAAGGCGATCACCGAGATGCCCGACTTCAAAGGCTATCTGAGTGATTTAGGTGGGCCATCGGCCAATATGTACCGCATGAAAGGACTGAATCCGGATATATGTGCCAAATGCAAGAAGCCATCGTGTATTTCCCCGGTTGTTTGTAAGAATCTGAATGCCGACCATACACCTCTACTGGAACTATATAAAGAAGTAGATAAGATTCCGGGAATCAAGAAATCTTTCATTGGCAGTGGTGTACGTTATGATCTCCTGCTCCATCGTTATGATAATGATGCATTAAACCAGTCTGCCCACAAGTATATGGAAGAATTGATTGCCCACCATGTCTCCGGCCGTCTGAAAGTAGCTCCAGAACATACTCAAGACGAAGTACTGAAACAGATGCGTAAACCGTCATTCAAGCTCTTTGAACAGTTCAAGAAGATCTTCGACCGAGTAAACAAGCAGCACGGACTGAACCAGCAACTCATCCCGTACTTCATTTCCAGTCATCCGGGCTGTACCGAACTCGACATGGCAGAACTTGCCGTCATCACAAAAGTTCTTCATTTCCAACTGGAACAAGTACAGGACTTCACTCCTACTCCTATGACATTGGCTACCGAGATGTATTACACCGGTTATCATCCGTACACTTTAGAGAAAGTTTATACGGCACGGACTAAAGAGCAGAAGTTAGCTCAACGCCAATTCTTCTTCTGGTACAAACCGGAATACCGGCAACAAATCATGAAGGAATTACAGAAGATGAAACGGCGGGACTTGATAGACAAACTTTTCCGTAGGAATAAATAA
- a CDS encoding VOC family protein, with translation MEIKARFDHFNINVLDLQRSIAFYEKALGLKEHHRKEASDGSFTLVYMADDQENFLLELTWLRDRKEAYELGDNESHLCFRVAGDYEAVRAYHKEMGCVCFENEAMGLYFINDPDDYWIEVLPMK, from the coding sequence ATGGAAATTAAAGCAAGATTCGACCATTTCAACATTAATGTGCTGGACTTACAGCGCAGTATCGCTTTTTATGAGAAAGCATTAGGATTGAAAGAGCATCACCGGAAAGAAGCTTCGGATGGTTCCTTCACCTTAGTATATATGGCAGATGACCAAGAAAATTTCCTTTTGGAACTAACTTGGCTCAGAGACCGGAAAGAAGCCTACGAATTAGGCGACAACGAAAGCCATTTATGTTTTCGGGTAGCTGGAGATTATGAAGCAGTCCGTGCTTATCATAAAGAGATGGGATGTGTCTGCTTCGAGAATGAAGCCATGGGACTTTACTTTATCAACGATCCGGACGACTACTGGATTGAAGTTCTCCCAATGAAATAA
- a CDS encoding sulfatase, producing the protein MKKTLLFSLAMLPLVNGMAQGQEKKPNIILFLVDDMGWQDTSLPFWNQKTMYNERYETPNMERLARQGMMFTQAYASSISSPTRCSLMTGCNAARHRVTNWTLEKNKSTDGETDVLNLPDWNVNGIAQVSGTDHTFVGTSFVELLRENGYHTIHCGKAHWGAIDTPGENPCHFGFETNICGHAAGGLATYLSEQNYGHDENGNPTSLMAIPGLEHYWQTGTFATEALTQEALKALDKAKAYNQPFYLYMSHYAIHIPIDKDMRFFEKYKQKGLSDKEAAYASLIEGMDKSLGDIMDWLEKNGEADNTIILFMGDNGGYASGSGWRDEPLFTQNYPLTAGKGSAYEGGIREPMIVAWPHVVKPGTRCDKYLMIEDYYPTILEMAGIKDYHTPQPIDGISFVPLLKQTGDPSDGRSLYWNFPNIWAGEHGPGIAATCTIRQGDWKLIYFYETGKKELYNIPDDISEKHDVAASHPDIVKQLSADLGAYLRSVDAQRPAFKSTGKLVPWPDEVE; encoded by the coding sequence ATGAAGAAGACTCTTTTATTTTCGTTGGCGATGCTGCCGTTAGTGAATGGAATGGCCCAAGGGCAAGAAAAGAAACCGAATATTATTCTTTTCTTGGTGGATGATATGGGATGGCAGGATACGTCACTTCCATTTTGGAATCAGAAAACGATGTATAACGAACGGTATGAAACGCCCAATATGGAGAGGTTGGCTCGCCAAGGAATGATGTTTACACAAGCCTATGCCAGTAGCATCAGTTCGCCAACACGATGCAGTTTGATGACTGGATGTAATGCTGCCCGGCATCGGGTAACAAACTGGACTTTAGAAAAGAACAAAAGTACGGATGGTGAAACAGATGTATTGAATCTGCCGGATTGGAATGTAAATGGAATTGCGCAGGTCTCAGGAACAGACCATACTTTTGTTGGAACTTCATTCGTTGAGTTGTTGCGTGAAAATGGTTATCATACAATTCATTGTGGAAAGGCTCATTGGGGTGCAATTGATACTCCGGGAGAAAATCCTTGTCATTTCGGCTTTGAGACCAATATCTGCGGACATGCAGCTGGAGGATTGGCTACTTATCTGAGTGAGCAGAATTATGGCCATGATGAGAACGGAAATCCTACGTCACTGATGGCAATACCCGGATTGGAGCATTATTGGCAGACAGGAACCTTTGCAACTGAGGCCTTGACTCAAGAGGCCTTGAAGGCTTTAGACAAGGCGAAGGCATATAATCAGCCATTCTATTTGTATATGTCTCATTATGCTATTCATATTCCAATTGATAAAGATATGAGATTCTTCGAGAAATATAAGCAGAAAGGTTTGTCGGATAAAGAAGCGGCTTATGCTTCCTTGATTGAAGGAATGGATAAGAGCTTGGGTGACATCATGGACTGGTTAGAGAAAAACGGTGAGGCTGATAATACCATCATTCTGTTTATGGGTGATAATGGTGGTTATGCCAGTGGATCTGGTTGGCGGGATGAACCTCTGTTTACCCAGAATTATCCGCTGACGGCAGGAAAGGGTTCTGCTTATGAAGGCGGAATTCGTGAACCGATGATTGTGGCTTGGCCTCATGTGGTAAAGCCAGGAACACGTTGTGACAAGTATTTGATGATTGAAGATTATTATCCGACAATATTGGAAATGGCCGGTATTAAAGATTATCATACACCGCAGCCGATTGATGGTATCAGCTTTGTACCGTTATTGAAACAGACTGGTGATCCTTCAGATGGGCGTAGTTTGTACTGGAACTTTCCGAATATATGGGCCGGTGAACACGGACCGGGCATTGCGGCCACTTGTACTATTCGTCAAGGAGATTGGAAATTGATTTATTTTTATGAGACAGGAAAGAAAGAGCTGTATAATATTCCTGATGATATCAGTGAGAAGCATGACGTAGCGGCTTCACATCCGGATATAGTCAAACAATTGTCTGCTGATCTTGGTGCATATTTGCGTTCGGTAGATGCCCAGCGACCGGCTTTTAAGTCGACTGGAAAATTAGTACCCTGGCCCGATGAGGTAGAATGA
- a CDS encoding queuosine precursor transporter — protein sequence MQRTTVSVPFMLLGILFNVCLVAANLLETKVIQFAGVTATAGLIVFPVSYIINDCIAEVWGYKKARLIIWSGFASNFLVIAFAQIATALPAAPYWEGEEAFNFVFGLAPRIAFASLLAFLVGSFLNAYVMSKMKLASQGKNFSLRAVLSTLVGESADSLIFFPIAFGGLIPGSELLIMILTQAVLKSLYEVIILPLTICIVRYIKKVDGSDVYDKHISYNILHVKDI from the coding sequence ATGCAAAGAACAACTGTTAGTGTGCCCTTTATGCTATTGGGCATTCTTTTCAATGTCTGCCTAGTCGCAGCCAATCTATTAGAAACAAAAGTTATCCAATTTGCCGGAGTAACAGCAACTGCCGGTTTGATTGTGTTTCCCGTCTCGTATATTATCAATGACTGTATAGCTGAAGTCTGGGGTTATAAAAAGGCCCGGTTGATTATATGGAGTGGATTCGCTTCTAACTTTCTGGTAATTGCTTTTGCACAAATAGCAACAGCTCTCCCGGCGGCTCCTTATTGGGAAGGAGAAGAAGCCTTCAATTTCGTATTCGGTTTAGCTCCGCGTATTGCTTTTGCCAGCTTACTGGCATTCTTAGTTGGATCATTCCTCAATGCCTATGTAATGAGCAAGATGAAGCTGGCGTCACAAGGGAAAAACTTTTCCCTGCGAGCCGTTCTTTCGACTCTGGTTGGAGAAAGTGCAGATTCACTTATTTTCTTCCCTATTGCTTTTGGCGGACTAATTCCAGGCAGCGAACTATTGATTATGATTTTAACCCAGGCTGTACTTAAATCTCTATATGAGGTCATTATTCTCCCGCTAACCATTTGCATTGTCCGTTACATTAAGAAAGTAGATGGCAGCGATGTCTACGACAAACACATTTCTTACAATATATTACATGTAAAAGACATTTAA
- a CDS encoding acetyl-CoA carboxylase biotin carboxyl carrier protein subunit, producing MEENKKELVDFVVTARKYKTTLTEKFKNRPVWHKPFPGDVISHLPGTIVELEVKEGDEVEAGQLLLIHQAMKMLNRVVAPVAGTVEKVNVQIGEQIPKDHLMIRINPK from the coding sequence ATGGAAGAGAACAAAAAGGAATTGGTCGATTTTGTAGTTACAGCCCGTAAATATAAAACGACATTAACAGAAAAATTCAAGAACCGTCCGGTTTGGCATAAGCCATTTCCGGGAGATGTTATTTCTCATTTGCCGGGAACAATTGTTGAGCTGGAGGTTAAAGAAGGCGATGAAGTGGAAGCTGGTCAGCTTTTGTTAATTCATCAGGCTATGAAGATGTTGAACCGTGTTGTTGCTCCGGTAGCCGGTACAGTTGAAAAAGTAAATGTTCAAATCGGAGAACAAATACCGAAAGATCATTTGATGATTCGTATCAATCCGAAATAG